Proteins encoded together in one Amblyomma americanum isolate KBUSLIRL-KWMA chromosome 1, ASM5285725v1, whole genome shotgun sequence window:
- the LOC144114994 gene encoding uncharacterized protein LOC144114994 produces the protein MRASILVLPALVAVASAGIILGGGGGGGGFGGGGGFGGGGGFGGGGGGFGGGGGGGGHVISSSVSYVKTPVVSVNYVAKPVVSYVAKPVATVSHALKPVLTYTISSGGGGFGGGGGFGGGGFGGGGGGFGGGGFGGGGGGGHGGWDWW, from the coding sequence ATTCTTGTTCTGCCTGCCCTTGTGGCAGTCGCCTCCGCTGGAATAATTCTGGGCGGAGGCGGTGGAGGCGGCGGTTTCGGCGGAGGCGgtggtttcggcggcggcggaggattcggcggcggcggcggcggcttcggcgggggcggtggcggcggtggtcaCGTCATCAGCTCGTCCGTGTCCTACGTCAAGACGCCGGTTGTGAGCGTCAACTACGTGGCCAAACCCGTGGTCAGCTACGTGGCGAAGCCAGTGGCGACAGTGTCGCACGCACTCAAGCCTGTGCTCACCTACACCATCTCTAGCGGAGGCGGAGGCTTCGGCGGTGGCGGTGGATTTGGTGGCGGAggattcggcggcggcggcggcggtttcGGCGGTGGTGGATTcggaggcggcggcggtggcggccacGGCGGATGGGATTGGTGGTGA